In Methanolacinia paynteri, the DNA window AGACTATAATCCGACATTCGGGAAGTATTACCACATCTATTCATATTCACCTAAGAAAGGCCAGTTCGCAGCTATATTCTCAGACGTAACCGATCTTGTGGCCCTGAGAAAAGAGCATAATCAGATGATGATCCAGATCAACAGGAATTTTGAACAGCTTGCAATCCTGAACGACGAGATCAGGAACCCGCTGCAGGTTATCGCCGGATATGCACTAATGGACGAATCAAATTATTCTGAGAAGATATTAAGCCAAATCCATACAATCGATAAACTGATCAATGAGCTTGATAAGCGATGGCTTGAATCGGACAAGATCAGGGAATACCTGATGAAACATCACAACCTTTACTGAATTAAGGAATCATCTGGTCTTCATCAAAAGCCAGTCCTTATCACCAGCCTTCTTAAACCTGACAAGAACATAACGGCCTTTGAACTTCCTGCCGTTCAGCACGAATACAATCTTTTCATCCTTCCATGATTCCGTTTCATAAGTTCCCGAATCATAAATTGAAATCTCGCCGGCACCGTATTGCCCTTCCGTAATAGTCCCGGAAAAATCTAGGACCGACAGAGCATGATCGCCGCTGTCGATTGCAAGACGCCTGAGTCCGGGGTGATCAGGGATTCCTTTGGGAACTGCCCAGCATTTAAGAACCCCATGCCTCTCCAGGCGAAGATCATAATGTGGTGTCTTTGACCTGTGACAGTGAACCACAAACCTTTGCAGACTTTCCGTCTTTTCACCCGCAGGATCATTCCCGGGATAATCCATTGATTTTTGATTCACCTCGCCGGTTCAAAAAATTATCCCCGCTCCTGAAGGGGCCATCTAGGGGTGCCTCCGATCCTTCGGATCTTCCGGGATGAAAAAAATAAATCTAATAATCCTCAGTACAACTTATAATCATTTAATCTTCGCATGGAGTTACAGTTCAATGAGAACGAAGTTTGAAGAATGCGTCAGAAAGGGCCTGATATCAAAGGCGAATATCGACCCAACTCTCGTAAACAGGGAGATAACTGATGCAGAAGAAGATTTGAAGCGCGGGCACAAAGCCCTTGAAGAGCACGATTTTATCAGGGCAATGATCTCGGGCAGAAACTCCCAGATACATTCTATAAGAGCGCTTGTCTTTTCCGAAGGATACAGGGAAAAGAAGGTTTTGCTGCTTGTGATTGCTGCGGAGTCGCTGCTTCTGGACAAAGGTCTTATAAGAAGTGAAATTCTTGAAGATTTTGAATATGCGATGAAGTATGAAAATCCGGAATCCGAACCCGAATACCTCCACGAATCGATCGCGGAAGACATAATGAG includes these proteins:
- a CDS encoding DNA polymerase ligase N-terminal domain-containing protein, which gives rise to MDYPGNDPAGEKTESLQRFVVHCHRSKTPHYDLRLERHGVLKCWAVPKGIPDHPGLRRLAIDSGDHALSVLDFSGTITEGQYGAGEISIYDSGTYETESWKDEKIVFVLNGRKFKGRYVLVRFKKAGDKDWLLMKTR